From the genome of Metarhizium brunneum chromosome 4, complete sequence, one region includes:
- the sspA gene encoding Stringent starvation protein A: MAYTLYIGNKRYSSWSMRPWVLLKALDIPFDEKLQLFKPGQRQPDFLEFSPTGKVPCLYDAERKHVAVWDSLAICEYLAEKHPAAWPRDPVARAFARSAASEMHSSFAAIRDECSMNVGLRIELGEPSDGLKRDLERLTALFGEGIQRFGGPFLAGSSFTVADAFYAPIASRVKTFGIRLDGAAGEYLDRLYEHPAVQAWIQEGIAEAEREPGHEEDCVRGRRILQDLCK, from the coding sequence ATGGCCTACACGCTTTATATCGGCAACAAGCGATACTCGTCCTGGTCCATGCGGCCGTGGGTGCTCCTCAAGGCGCTCGACATCCCCTTTGACGAGAAGCTGCAGCTCTTCAAGCCGGGACAGCGCCAGCCCGACTTCCTCGAGTTCTCGCCCACCGGCAAGGTCCCCTGTCTGTACGACGCCGAGCGCAAGCACGTCGCCGTCTGGGACTCGCTCGCCATCTGCGAGTACCTCGCCGAGAAGCACCCGGCCGCGTGGCCCCGCGACCCCGTGGCCCGGGCCTTTGCCCGGTCCGCCGCTTCCGAGATGCACTCGAGCTTCGCCGCCATTCGCGACGAGTGCTCCATGAACGTCGGCTTGCGCATCGAGCTCGGCGAGCCAAGCGACGGGCTGAAGCGCGATCTGGAGAGACTCACCGCCCTGTTCGGCGAGGGCATCCAGAGGTTTGGCGGTCCGTTCTTGGCcggcagcagcttcacgGTTGCCGACGCGTTTTATGCGCCCATTGCCTCGAGGGTGAAGACGTTTGGGATCCGGCTTGACGGCGCGGCGGGGGAGTACCTGGACCGGCTGTATGAGCATCCTGCTGTGCAGGCGTGGATTCAAGAGGGCATTGCCGAGGCGGAGAGGGAGCCGGGCCATGAAGAGGACTGTGTGAGGGGCCGTAGGATTTTGCAAGATTTGTGCAAATAA